Below is a genomic region from Lutra lutra chromosome 5, mLutLut1.2, whole genome shotgun sequence.
AATGATTCTTCTTCAAAGATTCCCTAAATcctctattattgtattttttcagaaGTATATGAATTAGTTGCTTAGATCCCTTgattcctaaaaacaaacaaataatgcTTCTAAGTTTTTCTTCCACTAGTAAATACTTGAGATCTTGGATTCCTAAGAGGGACCAAGAGTTCTCTTAACAGAAACCTAAGAAAATGGAGTAATCTGAACTccgaacaaaatattttaatatattttagtgtTCCAGCCGTGATTCACTTTAttgtcagatttttatttttattttaaaacgtaagaaaatgtgttttcaagGCATAAGGAGACCACAGTAATGGTCACACTAAAGATTTAGAAGTTAAGTTTCTTACTGCTTTCAGTAAGCATGGGAATTGTGGTCCTGTGCTTTAACGaaactgagggggaaaaatcagAGGTTAAAGTAAAACTTAACACTTATGAATAGAAAATTGGTATTTGTAGTCCGTACTTACTATTTGGCCACATGATGTCGCTCTTTACCGCGAAATTTTATCATTCAAGACAAGACTAAGTCATCCGTTTTCATACTGGAAAGACTCCTCATTCTATTTCTCTAAGCCGACGAACAATGGCGAGCGCTTCAGGATAGTAAGGAAGAGATGAGAAGATTGCTCCAGATTTTGAGACACGTTAcgatttgaatgaaaaaaaaaattaatttgaaatggtgTACTCGAATCGAGGCGACCGGGAGCACCGGCATCTACTGCTGTTTTTTATAATTCTCACTGTCTGGGAGACTGGAAGCGGCCAGGTCCACTACTCGGTCCTGGAGGAGGCTAAACACGGCACCTTCGTGGGCCGCATCGCCCAGGACTTGGGGCTGGAACTGACGGAGCTCGTACCGCGCCTGTTCCGGGTGGCGTCCAAAGGCCACGGGGACCTTCTGGAGGTAAATCTGCAGAATGGCATTTTGTTTGTGAATTCTCGGATCGACCGGGAGGAGCTGTGCGGGCGGAGCGCGGAGTGCAGCATCCACCTGGAGGTGATCGTGGACAGGCCGCTACAGGTTTTCCATGTGGAGGTGGAGGTGAAGGACATTAACGACAACGCGCCTGTGTTCCCCCAGACACAAAAGAACCTGTTTATGGCAGAATCCAGGATGCTAGACTCTCGGTTTCCACTAGAGGACGCTTCCGATGCAGATATCGAAGAGAATGCTCTGTTGACTTACAGACTGAGCCCGAACGAGTTTTTCTCTCTGGATATACCAACAAATGACGAACAGGTAAAACCTCTTGGACTTGTATTACGGAAACCTTTAGACAGGGAACAATCTCCGGAACTTCATTTATTGCTCACGGCCACTGATAGAGGCAAACCTGAGCTGACCGGCTCCGTTCAGTTACTCATCAAAGTGCTGGATGCCAATGACAACGCCCCCGCTTTTGATAAAACACTCTATGCCGTGAAATTACCAGAAAATATTCCCAATGGAACTTTGGTAATTAAACTTAACGCCTCAGATTTGGATGAAGGCTCGAATGCGGATATTATTTACTCATTCTCTAGTGATGTTTCCCCAGATATAAAATCTAAGTTCTACATTGATGCCATAAACGGAGAAATTGTAGCAATAGGACATATTGATTTTGAAGAAAGTAAAACCTACAAACTTCGAATAGAAGCGATCGATAAGGGCTCCCTACCACTAGCTGGTCACTGTACAGTTCATGTGCAAGTTTTGGACGCTAATGATAATGCTCCTGAGTTGGCTCTTACTTCCCTGTCTCTCCCTATCTCAGAGAATGCTCAGCCGGGCACAGTCATCACCTTGATTAATGTGTCTGACCGAGATTCTGGAGCTAACGGGGAGGTGATCTGCTCACTAACACCCCATGTCCCCTTCAAGCTGGTGTCCACCTTCAAGAACTACTATTCGCTGGTGCTGGACAGCGCCTTGGATCGCGAGAGCGTGTCGAACTATGAGCTGGTGGTGACAGCACGGGACGGGGGATCGCCTCCGCTCTCCGCCACGGCCAGCGTGTCCGTGGAAGTGGCGGACGTGAACGACAACGCGCCGGCATTCGCGCAGCCCGAGTACACGGTGTTCGTGAAGGAGAACAACCCGCCCGGCTGCCACATCTTCACGGTGTCGGCGCGGGACGCGGACGCGCAGGAGAACGCGCTGGTGTCCTACTCGCTGGTGGAGCGGCGCGTGGGCGAGCGCGCGCTGTCGAGCTACGTGTCGGTGCACGCGGAGAGCGGCAAGGTGTACGCGCTGCAGCCGCTGGACCACGAGGAGCTGGAGCTGCTGCAGTTCCAAGTGAGCGCGCGCGACGCGGGCGTGCCTCCGCTGGGCAGCAACGTGACGCTGCAGGTGTTCGTGCTGGACGAGAACGACAACGCGCCCGCGCTGCTGCCGCGGcccggcgcgggcggcgggggcggcgcgcTGAGCGAGCTGGTGTCGCGGTCGGTGGGCGCGGGCCACGTGGTGGCGAAGGTGCGCGCGGTGGACGCGGATTCCGGCTACAACGCGTGGCTGTCGTTCGAGCTGCAGCCGGCGGCGGGGGGCGCGCGCAGCCCGTTCCGCGTGGCGCTGTACACGGGCGAGATCAGCACGACGCGCCCCCTGGACGAGGCGGACCCGCCGCGCCAGCGCCTGCTGGTGCTGGTCAAGGACCACGGCGAGCCGGCGCTGACGGCCACGGCCACCGTGCTGCTGTCGCTGGTGGAGAGCGGCCAGGCGCCAAAGGCGTCGTCGCGGGTGTTGGCGGGCGCCGCTGGCGCCGAGACGGCGCTGGTGGACGTCAACGTGTACCTGATCGTCGCCATCTGCGCGGTGTCCAGCCTGCTGGTGCTCACGCTGCTGCTGTACACGGCGCTGCGGTGCTCGGCCCCGCCCAGGGAGGGCGCGTGCGGGCCTGGGAAGCCCACGCTCGTGTGCTCCAGCGCGGTGGGGAGCTGGTCGTACTCGCAGCAGAGGCGGCAGAGGGTGTGCTCTGGGGAGGGCGCGCCCAAGACCGACCTCATGGCCTTCAGTCCCAGTCTTCCTCCATGTCCTGGATCTCTAAATGCAAGGGAAGATTCAGAAGCTTCTTTGGAGTCCTCTGGAAAGGTGGGttactcaaatattttattcatttatatatttaattttgaagtgTGAAAGACATTCTTATTTGCAGACGGGTCTTCTGAAtagtttttactcatttattctagAGATCtgcaaatatattcttatttattattcagAAGTTGAATACTTTAAGTTTATACCTGCCTTTTGTATTTTGACTTCCAATTATGAATCATGATAAACCATACATTGGGTAATATATAGTGGGTGATGgaatcaatttcatttaaaacctGTCATGAGAGTCATATTGAATTCCTAAAGCCGTGCTGCCACTGTACCTGATAACTATTCAGTGAAAAGCAACTTAATTGCTACACATTCAGTATACTTCAACACCAGTCcaccatttattcatttctttaaaaagaaaatcttatttatttatttgaaagagactgTGTGCGCgaacaggagagaggggaggggcagagggagatggaggagtAGACTCCGTGGGGAGCTGGGATATGGGAGCtggatctcaggaacctgggatcctgactggagcagaaggcatacccttaaatgcttaactgactgagtcatccagatgCCTCTCATTTCTAAAGTTTGCACGATACTTTAGTATATAATCTATTGTCTAAAAGAAACCCAAAGTGGAAATACATGACTGTACTTTTCTACCTTTCTCTGGATGGAGACTAGAGGCATGGTTGGCCAGCACTACtcaatgtttattatttcaatGAATAAATTTCAGTATACCCTAGAAAACAGTTACTTTACCTTAGGAGTCTAATTCTGACAACAAATGCTAGAAATATAACTCTCATTTCAACTTTTGTAAAATATGTTTCTATATAATTGGTTGAGAATATTGTGGTATATTGATTGAGaatcttttttacatttagaaaatttCTTGAAATTAATCTTTTATCTGATATTGGAGAAAATCCTTCCttgaggtattttcttttttcaaaagactttTTACTTTTACTGAAATTTTTGTTAGTATACATACATGTTTGTGCATTACAGATATATGTACATTCTAAACTTTGAATTCTCTTGAAATTTCCtctataactttaaaaagttaccCCTATCAGGGGAGATGATGATTTACTTTTTCTCTCAATATTCTGAAAGACAGAAATCTGGAGATGGTCAATTGCACCTTTAAACTCATTACATATTAAATTTACATTTCCTGAATTGTGGCATATGACTTTCAGATTGGTGGTTCTTCATACTGTATTTAgtccaagtttttgttttctaattaatattttagaaacttCATTTGTACTTATGTTGAGTTTTGTTACAtgacttatttttctattccaatattttttattgtgttaggtTTTTAACAAGATATTCCTTAATTAAAAACTCAGGAGAGCAAAATCAGAGTAGCTTTGAGAATAGAGCCACAATAAAACCATGAAAGTGCAAGTAAAATTCACTTAAATAATATGTttcaatgatattttcttttcccttttagagGACATGTTTGGCATATGTTACAaagcagtttattttcttttcattatatatatatgtatatatatataatttatttaaaagatttatttatttgtcagagagagggagagagagcgcacgagcgcgcccccccacacacacacatgcagcgggagcagcaggtagagggagaggcaggctccccatcaagcagggagcaggatgcgggactccatcccaactaggatcatgacctgagcggaaggcagacacctaaggactaagccacccaggcgccccttttgcattgtatttctttcaaaatttgagTGTTCTCAACTCCTGTGATCAATCCTGTCCATGTCTGTCAGCATATTTCACCTTAAATATCTTTGTCCTTGCACTTTTTTTGTGCAAGAGCAACCGAATCAGAATTTGAATAGACTTTAACCTAAGATCAGTCTAAAGAAGTAGAGaagtataaaaacaatttatCAGAATAGATGAAtcaatgaattaaatgaattgGGCCCAGATATTTGATTATATGTTATGTGGATTTATGGATTGAAGAGTGCTAGAAATtcaaccaccctcccccactcctttaGTCTCTTAGAGCTAGtatgatttattatttactatgtcttctataattatacattttattctttattattgatGGCTGTATTGATATAATTGGTAATTTTGtccttaatatttgttttctcctgAATATGGGCTATCATCATATGCAAATTTTCAGAAGATCAGTGAACATCTAGCAATGAATTTACCTTTTACATCATCAGGAAGCATGAGCACATTGTAATCGAGAGATGTTAGGACTTAAAACAGCTTGGAAAGTCAAAACAGAGGGGTGAGAGCATGGAAGACACTTCAGTATTTTGCTCAGCAGCTagctctctgtgtttctgtggttAAAACTCTTCAATTCAAGGAGCAATCATGAAGCCAATAATGAAACTTCCCTATGCCAGTCCTTAAACTGTAGTTTTTATATAGGGCTAACTATCTAAGTTCTCACCCAATCTTAGACACTTAAAAGTGAGGggactttataaataaatagacaagaaAGACCACAGACATAAATGGAGTATTTCCCAGGTAACTTGTGGCCTATGGTCAGCCTATCCTATCCTAGACCTGATAATGCTAAGTGCATTAGCAACATCTGAAGTTCTTATTAAACACTCTGGTTCCCAGATTCCATCCcaacatttctgaaataattagGACTggcaaatttgcattttaataacaaCTCTAGATGGTTGTTATTCAACTAAAGCTTTAGATCCAATAGCTCTATGATATGCTTGGCAAAACAAGTTCTTATTATTTGAGAGGATATAATTTCACTATTCACTACTTTCTATTTGTTATTGAAGAATTAATTGGTGCCTTTATGTTATTACTTGCTATAAAATGCACATTAACAGGAATGGAGTTTAGTTTATATCATTACCTTGTCTTAAGATGATTATTCACTGATAAACTTATTATTAGATTCCAGATAATAACTTAGACTAAACATTGATTGGTATTGTGGATGGATCCACAACTTTAATTCatattttccaagaaaaatatccttaaaatcagaatttaaatGGACTTTAACTAAGACCAATATAAAGCagtagaaaagtataaaaaaattcagtagagCAGATTAATCAATGAATTAAATGACTCAAGCCTGTCAGTTTTCTTGTTCATAAATGTTGCTCTATTTTTCGGCTCTTAATAACAACTGAAagaattcataatttttatttcttttataaatcacaacatcattaaagtaaataaattaaccTTTGGATAAGACCAAAGTTCCTATTATTAAGTTTTCCCTTCTTGGGAAAagagaattttctctcttttttttcagtaGTGTAGATATATTAAAAGAGAATTTCAGTTGCTGAATATTTGATTCCAAgaactttgagaaacaaaatatttttactgcAGGTAGTGATGAAGAACTTTATTGACACTGATAGAACTATTAGATAATTCCAAAACTGTAATTGGGATCCttgaaaagattaaatataaCAAAGGTGAAAGCACTTGTCTCTGCAAGTGGAAATCAtacatttttgaattattttatttagaatcaCAATTAAGGTTATTTTTGCCCATGTAAGATGCATATCAGAAAGTGAAACTTCTCCCTGTGTAACTGATTTCTCACTAAAAgtacttttctgttttcctaaagaCCGGAACCACCAGTCAGCCTGTGCAATAGTAACAGTAAAGACATTGCACAGTTATAATATTCTACAGGTAATAATCTTTTTACCAAAAAGCTTATTGTGGTCTTGAcacaatatgaaaataaatgtggcTAATTTGAGGCCTGAGAATATTGCCATTTATGAACCACTCACTCCCCTTAAGGTACAATCCTAGGCATTTAAGGTATCATAATTCATACAACCACCATATTATTATTGTATGAAtgttataaaactgaaaagagacagggagataaaattattttccccaggtcacacaactagtaagtatAAGAACAGGAACCAGAATGGAGACATTTCTGATGTTAAAGTCAGTGATCTTCTCTCAACCAACTAGTGATGACTGAAATTTAGGAGTTTTAAACAATTTAGAGAATTGATTCTTCAGACTAGTGcctactaaattttatttaatctcagataatgacaaagagaaatgaattaagtatcaaaccttgaaaatatttggggctcctgccttcagctcaggtcatgatcctagtgttctgggatcaagtcccttatcaggctcctggctcaatggggagtcagcttctccctctccctctgctcctccccgccacTCGTTTTCCCTCTCAGATAAATCAGATCTTTCAAAAACTTGAACTGGCCTAAAATTGTCATccagtaaaatattaataatcaatatatacaaatattaagactgttttccaaaatagctAATGATAATCACTGCTGGGGAAGAAATTACTTCTCTGAGGTTCTCCACTCAGGAGACTCTGAACTAGGAGTATGCAgtaattattgttttatacaaAAGAGACATCATGTGAACTTTTGGAGATCTTTAGAGATACAAATCCgtcaaaatagaatgaaaagcTATGACTGAAAGACAAGTTAAACGCACGGAATTGTACTTACACATTCAGCCACCGGATGTCGCTGTCttccataaaatgttttttagaacAAAGGCATAATCCTGTTTCTCAAGGACTGGAAAGGAGCTACGTTCTCAGACCTCAGCCATTTATGACAAAATTAGATGTAAGAAGTCGAATAGGAAAATTCAGAGAACATGTTTCTTCTAGACCGCTGATTCATCAATTTGTAAATCGGCAGAAATATACGATGTTGGTCTACACACCCAGCAACCCAAAAGCTTTGCgcctgcttctcttgcttctGCTTCCCGCAGCCTGGAAGGCGGGGAGCGGCCAGCTCCACTATTCTGTCCCGGAGGAGGCCAAACACGGCACCTTCGTGGGCCGCATCGCTCAGGACTTGGGGCTGGAACTGATGGAGCTCGTACCGCGCCTTTTCCGAGTGGCGTCCACAGGTCACGGGGACCTTCTGGAGGTAAATCTGCAGAATGGCATTTTGTTTGTGAATTCTCGGATCGACCGGGAGGAGCTGTGCGGGCGGAGCGCGGAGTGCAGCATCCACCTGGAGGTGATCGTGGACAGGCCGCTGCAGGTTTTCCATGTGGAAGTGGAGGTGAAGGACATTAACGACAACCCACCGGTCTTCTCCGTCTCACAACAAAAGCTTTCAATACCCGAATCTCGACTGCTTGACTCTCGGTTTCCGCTAGAAGGCGCATCTGATGCGGATGTTGGAGAGAATGCAGTGCTTACCTATAGACTCAGTCCAAATGAGTTTTTCATTCTTGATACtataaacaaaaaagacaaaggcaaatTCCCAGTGCTTGTTCTAAGAAAAATGCTGGATCGTGAAGAAAATCCTCAGCTTCAATTGTTATTAACCGCAACTGATGGAGGCAAACCGGAATATACTGGATCGGTTACTTTGCTGATCTTTGTGTTGGATGCCAATGATAATGAGCCTGTATTTGACAGATCCGTTTATGAAGTTAAGATGTATGAAAATTCAGCGAACCAAACGTTAGTAATATGGCTAAATGCATCTGATGCAGATGAAGGAATAAACAAGGAAATGATATATTCATTTAGTGCTTTGGTTCCACCCAGCATAAGGAGTAAATTTCTAATGAACGAAAAAACGGGAGAAATAAGAGTAAATGATGCAATTGACTTTGAGGACAGTAACACTTATGAAATTCATGTAGATGTTACAGATAAAGGAAACCCACCTATGGTTGGTCACTGCACCGTACTAGTGGAAGTTCTGGATGAAAATGATAATTCACCTATGGTGATTATCACTTCTCTGTCACTCCCGGTGCGAGAAGATGCTCAGGTGGGAACTGTCATTGCCCTTATCAGCGTGTCCGACCGTGACTCTGGTGCCAATGGGCAACTGACCTGCTCACTGACACCCCATGTCCCCTTCAAGCTGGTGTCCACCTTCAAGAACTACTATTCGCTGGTGCTGGACAGCGCCTTGGATCGCGAGAGCGTGTCGAACTATGAGCTGGTGGTGACAGCACGGGACGGGGGATCGCCTCCGCTCTCCGCCACGGCCAGCGTGTCCGTGGAAGTGGCGGACGTGAACGACAACGCGCCGGCGTTCGCGCAGCCCGAGTACACGGTGTTCGTGAAGGAGAACAACCCGCCCGGCTGCCACATCTTCACGGTGTCGGCGCGGGACGCGGACGCGCAGGAGAACGCGCTGGTGTCCTACTCGCTGGTGGAGCGGCGCGTGGGCGAGCGCGCGCTGTCGAGCTACGTGTCGGTGCACGCGGAGAGCGGCAAGGTGTACGCGCTGCAGCCGCTGGACCACGAGGAGCTGGAGCTGCTGCAGTTCCAAGTGAGCGCGCGCGACGCGGGCGTGCCTCCGCTGGGCAGCAACGTGACGCTGCAGGTGTTCGTGCTGGACGAGAACGACAACGCGCCCGCGCTGCTGCCGCGGcccggcgcgggcggcgggggcggcgcgcTGAGCGAGCTGGTGTCGCGGTCGGTGGGCGCGGGCCACGTGGTGGCGAAGGTGCGCGCGGTGGACGCGGATTCCGGCTACAACGCGTGGCTGTCGTTCGAGCTGCAGCCGGCGGCGGGGGGCGCGCGCAGCCCGTTCCGCGTGGCGCTGTACACGGGCGAGATCAGCACGACGCGCCCCCTGGACGAGGCGGACCCGCCGCGCCAGCGCCTGCTGGTGCTGGTCAAGGACCACGGCGAGCCGGCGCTGACGGCCACGGCCACCGTGCTGCTGTCGCTGGTGGAGAGCGGCCAGGCGCCAAAGGCGTCGTCGCGGGTGTTGGCGGGCGCCGCTGGCGCCGAGACGGCGCTGGTGGACGTCAACGTGTACCTGATCGTCGCCATCTGCGCGGTGTCCAGCCTGCTGGTGCTCACGCTGCTGCTGTACACGGCGCTGCGGTGCTCGGCCCCGCCCAGGGAGGGCGCGTGCGGGCCTGGGAAGCCCACGCTCGTGTGCTCCAGCGCGGTGGGGAGCTGGTCGTACTCGCAGCAGAGGCGGCAGAGGGTGTGCTCTGGGGAGGGCGCGCCCAAGACCGACCTCATGGCCTTCAGTCCCAGCCTTCCTCCTTGTCCAGTACAAGACGGAGAAATGGAAGAGCAGTCTATTGAAGGGGACACTTCTAGGAAGGTGggttattacttttttatttcaatattgttgttttgtgaataatattttattaaccGCTTTCCACCCTCATATATGTCTCAGAATATCTCCATCCTTTCTGATATAGCATATTTCTGTAAAACCTCAAATATTTCTAGTAATATCTAatctaatataatttattttaaaagctcattttgggggcatctgctcgctcagtggtagagcatgtGTCTCTTAAActcgggttgtgagttcaagacccacgttGGGCATGCAGCTTActgtagaaaataaagaaagaaaagttcatttTGTAATTTGTCTAGTGTATCCTGTGCATCAAGTTTTTCTTgatacttcaatttttaattattcaacttatttttaagtatttatatttcCAATACAAATATTTGATGTAGTTtgtaggttttgggtttttttttcataaactaGTGTTTTTTTATGTTACAGGTATTTATGAGATTAGTACTTTATTTAACTAGTAATTTATTAGTAGTTTAACTTTCAAATCTAAATTTTGAATGACCCTCTTACCTTAAAGACTGCTCTGATCATTTGTCTTCAGGGTGGATATGTATGTTTCCCCTCTTATTAAAGTCCCCTGCACTTATAAAGAGTGCAGGGAGtggggcttaggtcatgatcccaggattctgggatggaaccccaatAGGGGGGgggtccctactcagtggggagcctgcctctccctctccagttcccactacttgtgcacacacacacacacacacacactctctctctctctctcaaatacataagtaagtaaaatcttaaaaaaatatctgggggtgcctgggttgctcaattggttaagcatgggactctccattagggtcaggtcatgatcttgagttCCTGGTATGGAGACTTGCTCAGACCTCCACACCCGTCAGGGGAGTAGGCTTGGGGACTTCtgttgctttctctctgcctcttcccccttgTTGCTTGGGGTGTTTGAGAGAACACACAGgtgctgtctcaaataaatcttaaatatctGTAGTGCAATATAGCTTATAATGCATACTATATCCTCAGTATtcagtgtttatattttttttaatggtactcTTTCTAGACTTGAAGTTCATTTGTAAATGTCCTAATCTATGAAATTTAGGGCTTTGAGCTTTTAagatgttttttcatttttattttggtagtgGTGATATCTCTGCTGTGTGTACTATTCAATTCTTTGAGTGGAAGAAAATTTTTATAGTTCTGTTGTAAAATGAAAGAGTTTAATGAGCTGTTCATGATCTACACTCTTATCAGCATGAAATATTGCTTATTATGTTCAAGTATAAGATTTTGCACTGTGAGGAAAAAGTCATGATTATGTTTAATAATGGAGAACATTTGAAAATCCCTTTTAATTTTAAGGAGGTTGAAAATAAGTCCAAAATAatatgagaaatttgaaaagaatgctGAATTGTTCTATTAGAACGTTCTGTATTGATCTGAGATTGTAGCGTGCATTTAGTTTATAGTTTCTCTAGTCATCTTAAACGGGGTTGTGTTGGATGAGGTAGACTGAGAAATGCAAGACAAAGTGCAGGGTGCCAACGCTATCCTATTCAATATTCCTTTCTGAGACTAGTTGTTACCCGACAcctatgatttcatttttgtttattttactaaatCCTATTTTACGAAAAAATAGTAGtgctattttataaaaaaatagtaGTAGACAAAAAATAGTTTATCATCTCAACTTTGGTCCTTAAcaatactttttcctttctgtatgcAGGCTGAGTTTTTATTCTGTATGTGCTTCACAAATAGCttctaaaaaaatgtgaaatctcTATTCAAGTTTAGGAACACCAAAAAGACAGTTGTGGCAGGGATTTAAGCACGACATTGCCTATTTATGTTAACACTTCCCATGGCCAGTCTCCTATTCTCAGAGATTACAGATGATAAGTTAATGCAGAGTATTTCAACTTGCATATAGAATTCCTTTCCCTTATatctgccttctctttccttcccctttttaaaattttatttatttatttatttgacattgagattgagagagat
It encodes:
- the LOC125099913 gene encoding LOW QUALITY PROTEIN: protocadherin alpha-7-like (The sequence of the model RefSeq protein was modified relative to this genomic sequence to represent the inferred CDS: deleted 1 base in 1 codon); the encoded protein is MVYSNRGDREHRHLLLFFIILTVWETGSGQVHYSVLEEAKHGTFVGRIAQDLGLELTELVPRLFRVASKGHGDLLEVNLQNGILFVNSRIDREELCGRSAECSIHLEVIVDRPLQVFHVEVEVKDINDNAPVFPQTQKNLFMAESRMLDSRFPLEDASDADIEENALLTYRLSPNEFFSLDIPTNDEQVKPLGLVLRKPLDREQSPELHLLLTATDRGKPELTGSVQLLIKVLDANDNAPAFDKTLYAVKLPENIPNGTLVIKLNASDLDEGSNADIIYSFSSDVSPDIKSKFYIDAINGEIVAIGHIDFEESKTYKLRIEAIDKGSLPLAGHCTVHVQVLDANDNAPELALTSLSLPISENAQPGTVITLINVSDRDSGANGEVICSLTPHVPFKLVSTFKNYYSLVLDSALDRESVSNYELVVTARDGGSPPLSATASVSVEVADVNDNAPAFAQPEYTVFVKENNPPGCHIFTVSARDADAQENALVSYSLVERRVGERALSSYVSVHAESGKVYALQPLDHEELELLQFQVSARDAGVPPLGSNVTLQVFVLDENDNAPALLPRPGAGGGGGALSELVSRSVGAGHVVAKVRAVDADSGYNAWLSFELQPAAGGARSPFRVALYTGEISTTRPLDEADPPRQRLLVLVKDHGEPALTATATVLLSLVESGQAPKASSRVLAGAAGAETALVDVNVYLIVAICAVSSLLVLTLLLYTALRCSAPPREGACGPGKPTLVCSSAVGSWSYSQQRRQRCALGRARPRPTSWPSVPVFLHVLDL
- the LOC125099907 gene encoding protocadherin alpha-10-like, translated to MTKLDVRSRIGKFREHVSSRPLIHQFVNRQKYTMLVYTPSNPKALRLLLLLLLPAAWKAGSGQLHYSVPEEAKHGTFVGRIAQDLGLELMELVPRLFRVASTGHGDLLEVNLQNGILFVNSRIDREELCGRSAECSIHLEVIVDRPLQVFHVEVEVKDINDNPPVFSVSQQKLSIPESRLLDSRFPLEGASDADVGENAVLTYRLSPNEFFILDTINKKDKGKFPVLVLRKMLDREENPQLQLLLTATDGGKPEYTGSVTLLIFVLDANDNEPVFDRSVYEVKMYENSANQTLVIWLNASDADEGINKEMIYSFSALVPPSIRSKFLMNEKTGEIRVNDAIDFEDSNTYEIHVDVTDKGNPPMVGHCTVLVEVLDENDNSPMVIITSLSLPVREDAQVGTVIALISVSDRDSGANGQLTCSLTPHVPFKLVSTFKNYYSLVLDSALDRESVSNYELVVTARDGGSPPLSATASVSVEVADVNDNAPAFAQPEYTVFVKENNPPGCHIFTVSARDADAQENALVSYSLVERRVGERALSSYVSVHAESGKVYALQPLDHEELELLQFQVSARDAGVPPLGSNVTLQVFVLDENDNAPALLPRPGAGGGGGALSELVSRSVGAGHVVAKVRAVDADSGYNAWLSFELQPAAGGARSPFRVALYTGEISTTRPLDEADPPRQRLLVLVKDHGEPALTATATVLLSLVESGQAPKASSRVLAGAAGAETALVDVNVYLIVAICAVSSLLVLTLLLYTALRCSAPPREGACGPGKPTLVCSSAVGSWSYSQQRRQRVCSGEGAPKTDLMAFSPSLPPCPVQDGEMEEQSIEGDTSRKVGYYFFISILLFCE